Proteins encoded together in one Macadamia integrifolia cultivar HAES 741 chromosome 8, SCU_Mint_v3, whole genome shotgun sequence window:
- the LOC122086809 gene encoding uncharacterized protein LOC122086809 codes for MXASLVWSAYQVLLVPSLRIPVPFETSLIVQFIHVHGSEGNDVHGLDWKSIERTFMDEVNDGGLLLGDQALRFKTYEITFSDCPICSFAISRSMNSYTTRFLFDNYTLVVSEYLDSKRLHQILSDSADQLRSATGIREENFGRVLPVYVFDLDFDRLMLLDRYHQSVAFRDMVIAVRTRSSRTVIDYACNGRHVITHTRELERTLVGSILQSMWGVSPTHLLWSPRHNSTLVDYTWSVGQTPFGPFSEISSLSFVQKDAARRNVLLTSLNYTITSALDVLDSISGHGAENLLKQNRHVEFVQRWNLFKYKLDKAVSALSHLDFEMALYYLRSSDHDLYAIHSLVYYASQELEASLVCFKDPPFPWASVSMAGLCFCSIIYVYSKREKLFKSKRKQF; via the coding sequence ATGANGGCGTCTTTGGTTTGGAGTGCCTATCAGGTTCTGTTGGTTCCTTCTTTGAGGATTCCGGTTCCGTTTGAGACTTCGCTTATAGTGCAGTTTATTCATGTTCATGGGTCTGAAGGTAACGACGTGCATGGTCTGGACTGGAAATCGATTGAGAGAACGTTTATGGATGAGGTTAATGATGGGGGTTTGTTGTTGGGTGATCAGGCATTGAGGTTTAAAACTTATGAAATCACTTTCTCAGACTGTCCGATCTGTTCTTTTGCAATTTCACGCTCAATGAATTCTTACACTACGAGGTTCTTGTTTGATAATTATACTTTGGTAGTCAGCGAGTATTTGGACTCGAAGCGTTTGCATCAGATATTGTCTGATTCTGCGGATCAATTGAGGAGCGCCACAGGTATTCGGGAGGAGAATTTCGGTAGGGTTCTTCCGGTTTATGTTTTTGATTTGGACTTTGATAGGCTGATGTTGCTTGATCGGTACCACCAGTCGGTTGCTTTTAGAGATATGGTCATTGCAGTGAGGACAAGGAGTAGTCGGACAGTGATTGATTATGCCTGTAATGGCCGTCATGTGATCACACATACTAGGGAACTTGAGAGAACCCTTGTTGGTTCGATTCTCCAGAGTATGTGGGGAGTGTCACCAACCCATCTGTTATGGAGCCCTAGACATAATAGCACTCTGGTGGATTATACCTGGAGTGTTGGCCAGACCCCGTTTGGGCCATTTTCGGAGATTTCATCTTTGTCATTCGTGCAGAAGGATGCTGCCCGGAGAAATGTCCTCCTGACATCTCTGAATTACACTATTACGAGTGCACTTGATGTGCTTGATTCAATATCTGGACATGGTGCGGAGAATCTGCTAAAACAGAATCGacatgttgagtttgtgcaaaGGTGGAATTTGTTCAAGTACAAATTGGATAAAGCTGTTTCTGCATTGTCTCATTTGGACTTCGAGATGGCTCTATATTACTTGAGGTCTTCTGACCATGACTTGTATGCGATCCACTCACTTGTTTATTATGCGTCACAAGAACTGGAAGCCTCTCTTGTTTGCTTCAAGGATCCTCCATTTCCATGGGCTTCAGTATCCATGGCTGGGTTATGTTTCTGTTCTATCATATATGTGTACTCCAAAAGAGAAAAGCTCtttaaaagcaaaagaaagcaGTTTTGA